One genomic segment of Gossypium arboreum isolate Shixiya-1 chromosome 3, ASM2569848v2, whole genome shotgun sequence includes these proteins:
- the LOC108475244 gene encoding uncharacterized protein LOC108475244 has translation MCKRFEEGLNEEIKLLIRILEIREFAALAGRAKKAEGLNNERKQAKREARVTSKRTSSKVHSFPTKKSMSRQDRSTSSVGYSGSARSSKRHNPKSSSPLATSVGSIDDQRLKCMSCNKFHFGECRMKSGACYRCGSLNHFFRDCPKRSNREVEPALRSIAPNSRGKPLRPHGSASDSRTVARNSTAKLEARAPAITYAICTRG, from the coding sequence ATGTGCAAACGTTTTGAGGAGGGTTTGAATGAAGAAATTAAGCTGTTGATCAGAAttcttgagatacgagaattCGCCGCTTTAGCCGGTCGAGCTAAAAAGGCCGAGGGGCTTAACAATGAAAGGAAGCAAGccaagagagaggctcgagtaaCAAGTAAGAGGACTAGTAGCAAAGTGCATTCTTTTCCTACAAAGAAATCAATGAGTCGCCAAGACCGCTCCACTTCATCAGTGGGATACTCGGGCAGTGCAAGGAGTTCCAAGCGCCATAACCCAAAGTCTTCTTCTCCTTTGGCCACAAGTGTGGGAAGTATTGATGATCAAAGACTGAAGTGCATGAGTTGCAACAAATTCCACTTCGGGGAATGTCGAATGAAGAGTGGGGCatgttatagatgtggttctctcaACCACTTCTTTAGAGATTGCCCGAAAAGATCGAATAGAGAAGTTGAGCCAGCTCTGAGATCAATTGCTCCTAATTCTCGGGGTAAACCTCTTAGACCTCACGGAAGTGCTAGTGATAGTCGAACAGTTGCCAGAAACTCCACTGCAAAATTAGAGGCCCGAGCTCCAGCAATAACCTATGCGATCTGTACTCGAGGGTAG